In Lytechinus variegatus isolate NC3 chromosome 12, Lvar_3.0, whole genome shotgun sequence, a single window of DNA contains:
- the LOC121425345 gene encoding LOW QUALITY PROTEIN: collagen triple helix repeat-containing protein 1-like (The sequence of the model RefSeq protein was modified relative to this genomic sequence to represent the inferred CDS: substituted 1 base at 1 genomic stop codon), giving the protein MVRTIVKPKLTCSQGPPGPPGPPGPSGPAGSPGDGEMLEYNNWKQCAWYSANGNDYDTIYTCTFTKRQSDSALXVFYGGNLRLYGCSGCCKRWYFTFNDNECSPTPIDGIVYQTNTNNMNLHRHRSISGYCHTVGAGSVNVKFLVGDCPGFGNYDAYTGWNSASRIIIKEVPKSSYGY; this is encoded by the exons ACATGTTCTCAGGGACCACCGGGACCACCTGGGCCTCCAGGACCATCAGGACCTGCAGGTAGTCCAGGCGATGGCGAAATGCTAGAATATAACAACTGGAAACAGTGTGCCTGGTACTCGGCTAACGGAAATGATTATGACACTATTTAC ACCTGTACTTTTACAAAGAGACAGAGTGACTCTGCTCTCTGAGTGTTCTATGGAGGCAACCTTCGTCTTTATGGATGTAGTGGATGCTGTAAAAGATGGTATTTTACTTTCAATGATAATGAATGTTCACCTACACCTATTGATGGTATAGTCTACCAAACAAACACGAACAACATGAATCTTCACAGACATCGAAGCATTTCTG GATACTGTCACACGGTCGGAGCTGGATCAGTCAATGTGAAATTTTTGGTAGGAGACTGCCCGGGATTTGGGAACTACGATGCATACACAGGGTGGAACAGCGCATCACGAATCATCATCAAGGAGGTCCCTAAATCATCGTATGGATACTAG
- the LOC121425577 gene encoding collagen triple helix repeat-containing protein 1-like: MESCKNLEKSSGSSMMFFLMILTYGVMTVNGWGATCSQGPPGPPGPPGPSGPAGSPGDGELLEYNNWKQCAWYSGNGNDYDTIYTCTFTKRHSDSALWVYYGGNLRLYGCSGCCKRWYFTFNDNECSPTPIDGIVYQANTYYMNLHRHRSISGYCHTVGAGSVNVKFLVGDCPGFGNYDASTGWNSASRIIIKEVPKSSYGY, translated from the exons ATGGAATCCTGTAAAAATCTAGAGAAATCTTCAGGATCTTCAATGATGTTCTTCTTGATGATATTGACGTATGGCGTCATGACTGTGAACGGCTGGGGAGCG ACATGTTCTCAGGGACCACCGGGACCACCTGGGCCTCCAGGACCATCAGGACCTGCAGGTAGTCCAGGCGATGGGGAACTCCTTGAATATAACAATTGGAAACAGTGTGCCTGGTACTCTGGCAACGGAAATGATTATGACACTATTTAC ACCTGTACTTTTACAAAGAGACACAGTGACTCTGCTCTCTGGGTCTACTATGGGGGCAACCTTCGTCTTTATGGATGTAGTGGCTGCTGTAAAAGATGGTATTTTACTTTCAATGATAATGAATGTTCACCTACACCTATTGATGGTATAGTCTACCAAGCCAATACATACTACATGAACCTGCACAGGCACAGAAGTATTTCAG GATACTGTCACACGGTTGGAGCTGGATCGGTAAATGTTAAATTTTTGGTAGGAGACTGCCCGGGATTTGGGAACTACGATGCATCCACAGGATGGAACAGTGCATCACGAATCATCATCAAGGAGGTCCCTAAATCATCATATGGATACTAG